A genomic stretch from Prochlorococcus marinus str. MIT 9312 includes:
- a CDS encoding amidohydrolase, whose product MNRDECFQKIDSFNDELINLRRHIHAHPELSGLENQTAILISGYLKNIGWNVRESIGRTGVIADFGPLDKGIIGLRVDMDALPIFEETKLSFCSKVDGVMHACGHDLHISIGLGVAKIVRDLKLNFRTRIIFQPAEEIASGARWMIKDGATDGLTHILGVHVYPNLSVGTIGIKEGSLTAAAGELKVEIKGKSGHGARPHEGIDAIWVASKVISGIQELITRKLDPLDPVVITFGKINGGNAFNVLAENVNLIGTVRCTNLKLFKNIGNWLNENISSIANSCGAEAKVFFREITPPVNNNFEINRVLRDSGINVLGQENVIELQKPSLGAEDFAEFLNEIPGAMFRLGVSSSNGCAPLHSSKFDPDERAIAIGIKVITEAIVKLNSEIINTVDK is encoded by the coding sequence ATGAATAGAGATGAGTGCTTTCAAAAAATTGATTCATTTAATGATGAATTAATTAATTTAAGAAGACATATCCATGCACATCCGGAATTAAGTGGACTTGAAAATCAAACTGCGATTTTGATAAGTGGTTATTTAAAAAATATTGGTTGGAATGTCAGAGAATCCATAGGTAGGACTGGAGTTATAGCTGATTTTGGCCCCTTAGATAAAGGGATCATAGGTTTAAGAGTGGATATGGATGCTTTACCAATATTTGAGGAAACTAAATTAAGTTTTTGTTCAAAAGTAGATGGCGTTATGCATGCTTGTGGTCATGATTTGCACATATCAATTGGATTGGGTGTAGCAAAAATTGTTAGGGATTTAAAACTTAATTTTAGGACTAGGATAATTTTTCAGCCAGCTGAAGAAATCGCGAGTGGAGCTAGATGGATGATTAAGGATGGTGCAACTGATGGTTTAACCCATATATTGGGGGTACATGTTTACCCCAATTTATCTGTAGGGACTATTGGGATTAAAGAGGGAAGTTTAACTGCAGCCGCTGGAGAACTTAAGGTAGAGATTAAAGGAAAATCAGGCCATGGTGCTCGACCTCATGAAGGAATTGATGCTATTTGGGTCGCCTCTAAAGTAATCTCAGGAATTCAAGAATTAATAACAAGGAAGTTAGATCCTTTAGATCCTGTAGTGATAACTTTTGGTAAAATTAATGGTGGCAATGCATTTAATGTTCTTGCAGAAAATGTTAATTTAATTGGTACAGTTAGATGCACTAATCTTAAATTATTTAAGAATATTGGTAATTGGCTTAATGAAAATATCTCTTCTATTGCTAATAGTTGCGGAGCTGAGGCAAAAGTATTCTTCAGAGAAATAACTCCCCCAGTAAATAATAATTTTGAAATTAATAGAGTCCTCAGAGATTCAGGAATTAATGTTTTGGGTCAAGAAAATGTTATCGAATTACAAAAACCATCATTAGGTGCTGAAGATTTCGCTGAGTTTTTGAATGAAATCCCTGGGGCAATGTTTAGGCTTGGTGTTTCTAGTTCAAATGGATGTGCTCCACTACATAGTTCCAAATTTGATCCAGATGAAAGAGCTATTGCTATTGGAATTAAAGTGATTACAGAAGCCATTGTAAAATTAAACAGTGAAATAATTAATACGGTTGACAAATGA
- the ruvB gene encoding Holliday junction branch migration DNA helicase RuvB: MAIISSNIGDNDFSLRKKELRLVDSKIIPEEKRKNNLNLARPITFQEFIGQEKLKSSLRIAIDASIYRKEPLEHTLLYGQPGLGKTTLAFLIAKEMNTKCRIATAPAIERPRDIVGLLLGLKEGEVLFIDEIHRLNRLTEELLYSAMEDFRLDLTMGANRGARCRTINLPRFTLVGATTKLASISAPLRDRFGISQKIEFYTCDELKQIIDNFSRLISFNVDDEASSHLAKISRGTPRIALRLLRRVRDYAQVVKKTNVISVNLIKKALNSYQIDEKGLDYVDRQYLSFLNQNKNIPTGLDSIAAGLGDDSSMLEFVVEPYLIQIGFLTRTPRGRLLTALGKKYIDSKNDNF, encoded by the coding sequence ATGGCAATAATTTCCTCCAATATAGGCGATAATGACTTTTCTCTTCGTAAAAAAGAGCTTAGGCTAGTTGATTCAAAAATCATTCCAGAAGAAAAAAGAAAAAATAATCTGAACTTAGCTAGGCCTATTACTTTTCAAGAATTTATAGGCCAAGAAAAACTTAAGTCTTCTTTAAGAATAGCTATAGATGCTTCAATTTATAGAAAAGAACCTTTGGAGCATACTCTTTTATATGGACAGCCTGGTTTAGGTAAGACTACCCTAGCTTTTTTGATAGCCAAAGAAATGAATACAAAATGTAGGATAGCTACTGCCCCCGCGATTGAAAGACCTAGAGATATTGTAGGGTTACTGCTTGGATTAAAAGAAGGTGAAGTTTTATTTATTGATGAGATACATCGCTTAAATAGGTTAACTGAAGAGTTGTTATATTCTGCAATGGAGGATTTTAGACTTGATTTAACTATGGGAGCTAATAGAGGAGCACGTTGCAGAACAATTAATCTTCCCAGGTTTACTCTGGTTGGCGCCACAACTAAATTAGCCTCAATTAGTGCGCCTCTAAGAGATAGATTTGGGATATCTCAAAAAATTGAATTTTATACATGTGATGAACTAAAACAAATAATTGATAATTTCTCCAGATTAATAAGCTTTAATGTAGATGATGAAGCATCCTCTCACTTAGCAAAGATATCTCGAGGGACTCCAAGAATTGCTTTGAGATTATTAAGACGAGTTAGAGATTATGCTCAAGTTGTTAAAAAAACTAATGTTATCTCCGTGAATTTAATAAAAAAAGCTTTAAATTCTTACCAAATAGATGAAAAAGGATTGGATTATGTAGATAGACAATATTTATCTTTTCTAAACCAAAACAAAAATATTCCAACTGGCCTAGATTCAATTGCAGCCGGATTGGGTGATGATTCTTCAATGTTAGAATTTGTAGTTGAGCCATATCTAATCCAAATTGGTTTTCTCACAAGAACTCCTCGAGGAAGATTGCTTACTGCTTTAGGGAAAAAGTACATTGATTCAAAAAATGATAACTTTTAA
- the smpB gene encoding SsrA-binding protein SmpB, producing the protein MAKNSNKVRKNTNKENNFKRLAENRYAKFQYAISETIEAGIELLGTEVKSIRNGKANLRDGYCSFRDGEILLLNVHISPHKNVGSFFNHDPLRNRKLLLHKKEIIKLKSNTEKKGMTIVPLSMYLKGSWIKLTLGVGKGKKLHDKRQDEKQKSIKKEINSVLKR; encoded by the coding sequence ATGGCAAAAAATTCAAACAAAGTTAGAAAAAATACTAATAAAGAAAATAATTTTAAACGTCTAGCTGAGAATAGATATGCAAAATTTCAATATGCAATATCTGAAACAATCGAAGCTGGAATTGAACTTTTAGGAACTGAAGTAAAATCTATTAGAAACGGAAAAGCAAATTTAAGAGATGGGTACTGTTCATTCAGAGATGGTGAGATTTTATTATTAAATGTTCACATTTCACCACACAAAAATGTGGGGTCTTTCTTTAATCATGATCCATTAAGAAATAGAAAGTTGCTACTACATAAAAAAGAAATAATTAAGCTGAAATCCAATACTGAAAAAAAAGGAATGACTATTGTTCCCTTATCTATGTATTTAAAAGGGTCATGGATAAAACTAACTCTTGGTGTCGGTAAAGGGAAAAAATTACATGACAAACGACAAGATGAAAAACAAAAAAGTATAAAAAAAGAAATCAACTCTGTACTAAAAAGATAA
- the thiC gene encoding phosphomethylpyrimidine synthase ThiC, which yields MRSSWIKPRLGKDNVTQINFARNGYITEEMDFVAKKENLPASLIMEEVARGRLIIPANINHLNLEPMSIGIASRCKVNANIGASPNASDINEEVEKLKLAVKYGADTVMDLSTGGVNLDEVRKAIIHESPVPIGTVPVYQALESVHGSIDRLTEDDFLHIIEKHCQQGVDYQTIHAGLLIEHLPKVKGRITGIVSRGGGILAQWMLHHFKQNPLYTRFDDICEIFKKYDCTFSLGDSLRPGCLHDASDDAQLAELKTLGELTRRAWEHNVQVMVEGPGHVPMDQIEFNVRKQMEECSEAPFYVLGPLVTDISPGYDHISSAIGAAMAGWYGTSMLCYVTPKEHLGLPNAEDVREGLIAYKIAAHAADIARHRAGARDRDDELSHARYNFDWNKQFELSLDPERAKQYHDETLPEEIFKKAEFCSMCGPKHCPMNSKISDESLDQLKDKLEECNSSV from the coding sequence ATGAGAAGTTCCTGGATTAAGCCTCGCCTAGGCAAAGACAATGTAACTCAGATTAACTTTGCGAGAAATGGATATATTACTGAAGAAATGGATTTTGTTGCTAAAAAAGAGAATCTACCAGCTTCTTTAATAATGGAAGAAGTTGCAAGAGGAAGATTAATCATTCCAGCTAATATTAATCATTTGAATCTTGAGCCAATGTCAATAGGTATTGCTTCTAGATGCAAAGTTAATGCAAATATTGGTGCTTCCCCTAATGCTAGTGATATTAATGAAGAAGTAGAGAAGCTCAAGCTAGCCGTTAAATATGGGGCTGATACGGTTATGGATCTTTCTACAGGAGGAGTAAATTTAGATGAAGTGCGGAAAGCAATTATTCACGAATCACCTGTCCCTATAGGAACAGTTCCTGTTTATCAAGCTTTAGAAAGTGTACATGGCTCAATAGATAGACTAACTGAAGACGATTTTCTTCATATTATTGAAAAACATTGCCAGCAGGGCGTAGATTATCAAACTATTCATGCTGGATTATTAATAGAGCATTTGCCAAAAGTCAAAGGAAGAATTACTGGAATTGTAAGTAGAGGGGGTGGTATTTTAGCTCAATGGATGTTGCATCATTTTAAGCAAAATCCTCTATATACAAGGTTTGATGATATTTGTGAGATTTTTAAGAAATATGATTGTACTTTTTCTCTAGGTGATTCACTCAGGCCTGGATGTTTACATGATGCTTCTGATGATGCTCAGCTAGCCGAATTGAAGACCTTAGGAGAACTTACTAGAAGAGCTTGGGAACATAATGTTCAAGTAATGGTTGAGGGCCCTGGTCATGTTCCTATGGACCAAATTGAGTTTAATGTGAGAAAGCAAATGGAAGAATGTTCAGAAGCTCCCTTTTATGTACTTGGTCCATTAGTAACAGACATATCTCCTGGTTATGACCATATATCAAGTGCTATTGGAGCGGCAATGGCAGGTTGGTATGGGACTTCTATGTTATGTTATGTAACACCAAAAGAACATTTAGGTCTCCCAAATGCAGAAGATGTACGCGAAGGATTAATTGCTTACAAGATAGCTGCTCATGCTGCTGATATAGCAAGACATCGAGCTGGAGCTCGTGATAGAGATGATGAACTTAGTCATGCAAGGTATAACTTTGATTGGAATAAACAATTCGAACTCTCATTAGATCCAGAAAGAGCAAAGCAATACCATGATGAGACACTACCTGAAGAAATCTTTAAAAAGGCCGAATTTTGTTCAATGTGTGGACCTAAACATTGTCCAATGAATTCGAAAATTTCTGATGAATCTCTTGATCAACTAAAAGATAAACTTGAAGAATGTAATTCTTCAGTGTAA
- the rpaB gene encoding response regulator transcription factor RpaB — translation MSKARILVVDDEPAVLKVLVTRLQLAGYQVFSATNGEEAIESFHRDSPDLIVLDVMLPKMDGFAVCRRIRAESVVPIIFLTALEAISERVAGLDLGADDYLSKPFSPKELEARIATILRRMGPTVSVAETKEVPSGKGVMKFGSLVVDTNRRQVSRAGERISLTYTEFSLLELLFDEPGKVVPRAEILEQLWGYPPRRAADLRVVDVYVARLRGKLEPDPRNPELILTVRGIGYASQRVGETATSLAS, via the coding sequence ATGTCAAAAGCAAGAATTTTAGTTGTTGATGATGAACCTGCAGTTTTGAAGGTATTAGTTACAAGGCTTCAACTAGCAGGATATCAAGTTTTTTCAGCCACTAACGGCGAAGAAGCTATTGAATCTTTTCACAGGGATTCCCCAGATTTGATAGTTCTTGATGTTATGCTTCCAAAAATGGATGGATTCGCAGTTTGCAGAAGAATTAGAGCTGAATCAGTAGTGCCAATAATATTCTTAACCGCTCTAGAGGCTATTTCAGAAAGAGTTGCAGGTTTGGACTTAGGTGCTGATGATTACTTATCTAAACCATTTAGCCCAAAAGAATTAGAGGCTAGGATAGCTACTATTTTGAGAAGAATGGGACCTACTGTATCGGTTGCTGAAACTAAAGAAGTTCCATCTGGCAAAGGAGTTATGAAATTTGGAAGTTTAGTTGTTGATACTAATCGTCGACAAGTTTCTAGAGCAGGGGAAAGAATTAGTCTAACTTATACTGAATTTAGCCTCTTAGAATTATTATTCGACGAGCCTGGTAAAGTTGTTCCTCGAGCAGAAATTTTAGAACAGCTATGGGGTTATCCGCCTCGTAGAGCTGCAGATTTAAGAGTTGTAGATGTATATGTCGCAAGACTAAGGGGTAAATTGGAACCAGATCCAAGAAATCCAGAATTAATATTAACTGTTAGAGGGATCGGTTATGCGTCTCAGAGAGTTGGCGAAACAGCAACATCTTTGGCAAGTTGA
- a CDS encoding tetratricopeptide repeat protein codes for MITFKKVKVCFLLIFVFVNIFYIAPCYSLSLREDLFKNAIDLSSGGQFNLALQEWNHYLDSYPDDAAALSNRGNVRLVIGDVEGSIDDQNKAIGLNPNEIDPYINRGIAEEALGLWSQAKKDYMFVISQDNKNFSALYNLANVEGSASQWEKARDLFSKAATYNPGFAMARSSMALADFQLGNIDESEKELKKLIRRYPTFADARAALTALNWYNGEYGKAESNWIAVTELDPRYSDEKWLKTIRRWPPKPIKDLMNFIDLK; via the coding sequence ATGATAACTTTTAAAAAAGTTAAGGTTTGTTTTTTATTAATTTTTGTTTTTGTCAATATTTTTTATATTGCACCATGCTATTCATTATCTTTAAGAGAGGATTTGTTTAAAAATGCAATAGATTTAAGTTCAGGCGGACAATTTAATCTCGCTCTACAAGAATGGAATCACTATCTCGATTCTTATCCTGATGATGCTGCCGCTTTGAGCAATAGAGGAAATGTAAGACTTGTCATTGGAGATGTAGAGGGATCAATAGATGATCAAAATAAGGCAATAGGTTTAAATCCTAATGAAATAGATCCTTACATTAACAGAGGTATAGCAGAGGAGGCCTTGGGTCTATGGTCGCAAGCAAAAAAAGATTATATGTTTGTTATTTCGCAAGATAATAAGAATTTCTCTGCATTATATAATTTGGCTAATGTTGAAGGTTCTGCATCACAATGGGAAAAAGCAAGAGATTTATTTTCAAAAGCTGCTACATATAATCCTGGATTTGCGATGGCAAGATCAAGTATGGCTTTAGCAGATTTCCAGTTGGGAAATATTGATGAATCTGAAAAAGAATTAAAAAAATTAATTAGACGTTATCCAACTTTTGCAGATGCTAGGGCAGCTTTAACAGCTTTGAATTGGTATAATGGTGAATATGGTAAAGCAGAGAGTAATTGGATAGCAGTAACTGAATTAGATCCTAGGTATAGTGATGAGAAATGGTTAAAAACAATAAGAAGATGGCCTCCAAAACCAATTAAGGATTTAATGAACTTTATTGATTTAAAATAA
- the tkt gene encoding transketolase: MVAASVSIESLCVNSIRMLAVDAVNKSNSGHPGLPMGCAPMGYALWQNILNHNPNNPKWFNRDRFVLSAGHGCMLLYSLLHLTGYKSVSIEDIKEFRQWGSKTPGHPETFETEGVEVTAGPLGAGISNAVGLAIAETHLAAKFNKPDCNIVDHYTYVIMGDGCNQEGIASEACSLAGHLKLGKLIALYDDNQITIDGRTDVSFTEDVLKRYEAYGWHVQHVEDGNHDVKGITEAIEKAKSITNKPSIIKISTTIGYGSPNKSDTAGIHGAAVGEEEASLTREFLNWEYPPFEIPDEVYKHFRKSIDKGENLEKEWDSRFEEYQKKYPSEGAELKRMLKGQLPENWDSDLPSYTPNDKGLATRKHSQICLGALGPNLPELIGGSADLTHSNYTDIKGETGSFQPHSPEKRYLHFGVREHAMAAVLNGIAYHNSGLIPYGGTFLVFADYMRGSMRLSALSELGVIYVLTHDSIGVGEDGPTHQPIETIPSLRAMPNMLVFRPGDGNETSGAYKLAIKNRKRPSALCLSRQGMPNQENTSIEKVALGGYIVADCEGTPDLIFIGTGSELNLCIEASKEISNLGKKTRVVSMPCIELFEEQEESYKESVLPNSVTKRVVVEAAHSFGWHKYTGFDGICITMDRFGASAPGGECMKNFGFTVENVVNKTKEIL; the protein is encoded by the coding sequence ATGGTTGCTGCATCTGTTTCAATAGAATCACTCTGTGTAAATAGTATAAGAATGCTTGCTGTAGATGCAGTAAATAAATCTAATAGTGGGCATCCTGGTTTACCAATGGGATGTGCTCCTATGGGTTATGCACTATGGCAAAACATACTAAATCACAACCCCAATAATCCAAAATGGTTTAATAGAGATCGTTTTGTATTATCAGCTGGTCATGGCTGTATGTTGTTATATTCCTTGCTTCATCTAACAGGATACAAATCAGTTTCCATAGAAGATATTAAAGAATTTAGACAATGGGGATCAAAAACTCCTGGTCATCCAGAAACATTCGAAACTGAGGGAGTTGAAGTTACAGCTGGACCTCTCGGAGCTGGTATTTCTAATGCAGTTGGTTTAGCAATAGCTGAAACTCACTTAGCAGCCAAATTCAATAAGCCTGATTGCAATATCGTTGATCATTATACTTACGTCATAATGGGTGACGGCTGTAATCAAGAAGGTATCGCATCAGAGGCTTGCTCATTAGCTGGTCACCTTAAGCTTGGAAAATTAATTGCGCTCTATGACGATAATCAAATTACAATTGATGGACGTACAGATGTCTCTTTCACTGAAGATGTTTTAAAAAGATACGAAGCTTATGGATGGCATGTACAACATGTTGAAGATGGTAATCATGATGTTAAAGGAATAACTGAAGCTATCGAAAAAGCAAAATCAATTACAAACAAACCTTCTATTATAAAAATCTCTACAACAATAGGTTATGGTTCTCCTAATAAATCAGATACTGCAGGAATTCATGGTGCAGCTGTTGGAGAAGAAGAAGCTTCATTAACCAGAGAGTTTTTAAATTGGGAATATCCTCCATTTGAAATTCCAGATGAAGTATATAAACATTTCAGAAAATCAATAGACAAGGGCGAAAACTTAGAGAAAGAATGGGATTCTAGATTTGAAGAATATCAGAAAAAATATCCCTCTGAAGGAGCCGAATTAAAAAGAATGTTAAAAGGCCAATTACCTGAGAATTGGGATTCAGATCTCCCATCTTATACACCTAATGATAAAGGTTTAGCTACCAGAAAGCATTCACAAATATGTTTAGGTGCTCTAGGTCCTAACCTACCAGAATTAATTGGTGGATCAGCAGATTTAACTCACTCTAACTATACAGATATCAAAGGAGAAACAGGATCATTCCAGCCTCATAGTCCTGAAAAAAGATATTTACATTTTGGAGTAAGAGAGCATGCAATGGCAGCAGTACTTAATGGTATTGCATATCACAATAGCGGTCTTATACCCTATGGTGGAACCTTCCTTGTTTTCGCGGATTATATGAGAGGTTCAATGAGACTTTCAGCACTTAGCGAATTAGGAGTTATCTATGTATTAACCCATGATTCAATTGGTGTAGGCGAAGATGGTCCAACACATCAACCTATTGAAACTATCCCTTCTCTTCGAGCCATGCCTAACATGCTAGTTTTCAGACCAGGAGATGGAAATGAGACGAGTGGAGCTTATAAGCTTGCTATTAAAAATCGCAAAAGACCTTCTGCCCTTTGTTTAAGTAGACAAGGTATGCCTAATCAAGAAAACACTTCAATTGAAAAAGTTGCACTAGGAGGATATATAGTTGCTGATTGCGAAGGAACACCAGATTTAATATTTATTGGAACTGGAAGTGAACTAAATCTTTGTATTGAAGCAAGTAAGGAGATTTCAAACTTAGGTAAAAAAACTAGAGTTGTCTCTATGCCATGCATAGAACTTTTCGAAGAACAAGAAGAATCTTACAAAGAAAGTGTTTTACCTAATAGTGTGACTAAGAGAGTTGTAGTAGAAGCTGCCCATTCATTTGGTTGGCATAAATATACAGGTTTTGATGGGATTTGTATTACTATGGATAGGTTTGGTGCATCAGCACCTGGTGGCGAGTGTATGAAAAATTTTGGATTTACAGTTGAAAACGTTGTAAATAAAACAAAGGAAATTCTATAA
- the mreC gene encoding rod shape-determining protein MreC gives MLDIRRISTSRWWHKKQSWFFFGVFVFLVFVRISKGSFYKDFYYFISKPFWPGQFQKEVILESIDQESLIKLNLLKKDNSRLREILSLQESTNNDNISAAVISRKTGSWWRQIILNKGSKDGVEIGSTVIGPGGLLGRVNNTSLFTSSVTLITSPESKLGVWVDRIQINGLLVGLGSDFPSLILFSKDADIKVGDFVSSSPASTLLPPNIPIGIVQSIDETFKAKKTAKISLLAKPHLIDWVQILKVNIE, from the coding sequence ATGTTAGATATCCGACGAATTTCTACTAGTCGTTGGTGGCATAAAAAGCAAAGTTGGTTTTTCTTCGGAGTTTTTGTATTTTTAGTTTTTGTGAGGATATCAAAGGGATCTTTTTATAAGGATTTTTATTATTTTATTTCAAAGCCGTTTTGGCCTGGTCAATTTCAAAAAGAAGTTATACTAGAGAGTATTGATCAAGAATCTTTAATAAAGTTAAATCTTCTTAAAAAGGACAATTCAAGACTGCGGGAAATCCTATCTCTTCAAGAATCAACTAATAATGATAATATTTCAGCTGCAGTTATTTCTAGAAAAACAGGTAGTTGGTGGAGACAAATAATATTAAATAAAGGTTCAAAAGATGGAGTGGAAATTGGTAGTACTGTTATTGGTCCAGGGGGATTATTAGGAAGAGTAAATAATACTTCTTTATTTACTTCGTCGGTAACTTTAATAACCTCTCCAGAAAGTAAGTTAGGCGTTTGGGTGGATAGAATTCAAATTAATGGATTACTGGTCGGTTTAGGGTCTGATTTTCCTAGCTTAATACTTTTTTCAAAAGATGCTGATATTAAAGTCGGAGATTTTGTATCATCTTCTCCTGCTAGTACGTTATTACCTCCAAATATACCCATTGGTATTGTCCAATCTATAGATGAGACATTTAAAGCAAAAAAAACGGCAAAAATATCACTTTTAGCAAAACCTCACTTAATTGATTGGGTGCAAATTTTAAAAGTCAATATTGAATGA
- the lysS gene encoding lysine--tRNA ligase, producing MSEIREARLQKANSLVSKGFASYAESFSVSHTTKFLIQKFDYLENGQEEDFSVSLAGRVMAKRVMGKIAFFTISDQEGQIQLYLDKRMINCNLENQKLLSFEDIKEIVDIGDWIGVYGTIKKTNKGELSIKVEKWEMLSKSLQPLPDKWHGLTDIEKRYRQRYLDLIVNPHSKNVFKTRAKCISFIRQWLDNRNFLEIETPILQSEAGGAEARPFITHHNTLDIPLYLRIATELHLKRMVVGGFEKVYELGRIFRNEGISTKHNPEFTSVEIYQAFSNYVDMMNLTEELIKDIVFNVCGSLVINYQNKEIDFSKPWSRISMKDIVKKYTGIDFDSFSGDFQSAKQAVKSINVEFSNKVNSMGRLLNEVFEQKVESELIEPTFVIDYPVEISPLARPHLDNKEMVQRFELFIVGRELANAFSELIDPVDQRERMQLQQSLRDEGDHEAHCIDEDFLNALEIGMPPTGGLGIGIDRLIMLITNSPSIRDVIPFPLLKPEITSNKNEKLPLNEVK from the coding sequence TTGTCTGAAATAAGAGAAGCACGCTTACAAAAAGCTAATTCACTAGTTAGTAAAGGATTTGCTTCTTACGCAGAGAGTTTTAGCGTTTCACATACTACAAAATTTCTTATTCAAAAATTTGATTATTTAGAAAATGGTCAAGAGGAAGACTTCAGTGTTTCTCTCGCTGGTAGAGTGATGGCAAAAAGGGTAATGGGTAAAATTGCTTTTTTCACAATAAGCGATCAAGAAGGACAGATTCAGCTTTATCTAGATAAAAGGATGATTAATTGCAATTTAGAAAACCAAAAATTACTTTCTTTTGAAGATATTAAGGAAATAGTAGATATTGGTGATTGGATAGGCGTATACGGCACTATTAAAAAGACTAATAAAGGGGAGCTTTCAATTAAAGTAGAAAAATGGGAAATGTTATCCAAATCATTACAGCCTTTACCCGATAAATGGCATGGATTGACTGATATTGAAAAAAGATATAGACAACGTTATCTAGATTTAATAGTTAATCCACACTCTAAAAATGTATTTAAAACAAGAGCAAAATGTATAAGTTTTATAAGACAATGGCTAGATAATAGAAATTTTTTAGAGATAGAGACTCCAATTCTTCAATCTGAAGCTGGTGGTGCTGAAGCAAGACCATTTATTACTCATCACAATACATTGGATATTCCGCTGTATCTAAGAATAGCTACAGAATTACATTTAAAAAGAATGGTTGTTGGAGGATTTGAGAAAGTTTATGAATTGGGAAGAATCTTCCGTAATGAGGGGATAAGTACAAAGCATAATCCAGAATTTACCTCAGTTGAAATTTATCAAGCTTTTTCTAACTATGTCGATATGATGAATCTAACAGAAGAACTGATTAAAGATATTGTATTTAATGTGTGTGGTTCTTTAGTTATAAATTATCAAAATAAGGAAATTGATTTTTCTAAACCTTGGTCAAGAATATCCATGAAAGATATTGTCAAAAAATATACAGGGATTGATTTTGATTCTTTCAGTGGAGACTTTCAATCAGCAAAACAAGCCGTTAAAAGTATAAATGTTGAATTTTCTAATAAAGTGAATTCTATGGGAAGACTTTTAAATGAGGTCTTCGAGCAAAAAGTTGAGTCAGAACTTATAGAACCTACTTTTGTTATCGATTATCCTGTTGAAATTTCTCCTTTAGCTAGGCCTCATCTTGATAATAAAGAAATGGTTCAGAGATTCGAATTATTTATTGTTGGACGAGAGCTAGCAAATGCGTTTAGTGAGTTGATAGATCCAGTAGATCAAAGAGAAAGAATGCAATTACAGCAATCTCTTAGAGATGAAGGAGATCATGAGGCTCATTGTATAGATGAAGATTTTTTGAATGCTTTGGAGATTGGTATGCCTCCTACTGGGGGATTAGGCATAGGTATTGATAGACTGATTATGCTAATTACTAATAGTCCATCAATTAGAGATGTAATCCCTTTCCCATTGTTAAAACCAGAAATAACTTCCAATAAAAACGAAAAATTACCCTTGAATGAAGTAAAATAA